The window CAATGCCTTTGTCACTCCATTGCCGCGCGCAGGCCAGTGGTTGGACCGCGTGAAGGAGGCTGATCGGCGCAGGGAGCAAGGTACCGGCGAGACCACCACTCTCCCCAGCGCAGCCATCGCTAACGAAGACACGGTGAACCAGGAAACCCCAGGTCTTTCATCGATGGCCgtctcatctccatcaaaGACAATATCTGCACGCGCGACCTTCCCACCACGTGCGCGTCGGAGATCCTGGACAAGTTCTCCAGCCCGTTCAATGCCACTGTcgtcgagcagctcgaggccgCCGGGGCCGTCATCGCGGGGAAAACGAATCTAGATGAGTTTGGCATGGGATCGCATTCGGTCCATTCGCGGTTTGGCCCAGTGAAGAACGTGCGACAAAACGGGGATGGGCAGGATGTCTCCGCTGGTGGTAGTTCCGGGGGAAGTGCGGTTGCTGTCGCTGCCGACCAATGCTATGCGTGAGTGACGCGCAATCTTCCTTCATCACATTGACTAATTGGGTGAATGGTCTACAGCGCGCTGGGAACAGATACCGGAGGCTCCGTCCGCTTGCCCGCCGCATACACGGGCACAGTTGGGTTCAAGCCATCTTACGGATTAATATCACGATGGGGAGTGGTCACATATGCCAATTCTTTGGACACGGTTGGAGTCTTGGGGAGAAAGGTATCTACCGCTCGGCATGTCTTCGGTATGTTCCTGGTCCTTTCGATGTGGAGGACCCTCCCAAATTAATCAAATTCTAGGCCTCGTGAACCAACATGATGCGCGCGATCCCACAAGCCTCTCACCCTTCTCTCGGTCACGAATCATGTCGCACCTCCAGACACCCCGATTAGCCTCCCGATTGTCATCCACTCCTCTTCGAATCGGGGTGCCGGTGGAATATAACATTTCCGAGTTGACCCCTTCGGTTCGCCGTGCCTGGCTTCTCTCGCTGGCACACCTGCAAGACCAAGGTCACACAATTCATCCGGTCTCATTGCCAGCAACGAAACATGCTCTATCGGCATATTATGTCCTCGCACCCGCCGAGGCATCTTCGAACTTGTCAAAGTATGACGGTGTGCGCTACGGGACTCGCGCCGACGGCCCAGACAGCGACAGCCAGCCAGAGGGCTACCTTTACGCCAACACGAGAGGCAGCGGGTTCGGATCAGAGGTGAAGAGACGCATCCTCCTGGGCACTTTCAGCTTGAGCGCAGATGCAATCGATAACTACTTCATCCAAGCGCAACGGGTGCGTCGACTGGTCCAGCAGGACTTTAATGCCGTGTTTATAGCCAAGCACCCATTGGCCGCGGCCGATGCACAGGACACAGGGCGCCGTGCTCAACAGGCAGATGTGGACGTGCTCGTGTGTCCGACGGCCCCCTCTGCGCCGCCACGGTTATCGGATTTCACGAGACCAGCTGCCGAGTCGTCACCCCTGGACGCGTATGTCAACGACGTGTTCACTGTCCCAGCCAGCTTGGCTGGACTGCCAGCCATTTCTGTGCCGGTCACGGTGGATGGCTCTAGTCAGGATCCGGATGTGGCGGGAATCCAGGTAGTAGGCCAGTACGGAGACGATGACCTGGTGATGAGCGTGGGCGAACTGCTGGAGGGCCGGAGACTGGAATGATTGGGAAACTTGTATAGAACCCACCCACCGTCTTCCGATATCTGTATGTATGACTACGATAAGCGAGATCAAATTTATGAACTTCGAAGCCTTGCAAATGGTATATTCCTGCCGAACGCCTTCTTGATCCTGATCCCTACACTAAGACATTTCCACGTCCCCGTCCGCCTCCGTTGCTGCAGGACCCTCCGCACCGACAGAAGAATCCACGGCGTGGTTGGGAGTGCCCACGCTCATCGCATCCTCCGGCGGCAGATTCCCGGCAGCGTCGCCGGTGGCCGTCGGCGTCTGATGATTGCTGTTGGCTGCCGAGTCAGACACTCCAGCAGGCGTGGCAGCAGACACAGCCGAGTCGAGCGCAGCGCCGACACCACCCTGCAAAACCTCGGATCCACCGACCACACCAGAGCCAGGACCGTCCGGGCCCTCAGTGCTGTTATTCCGAATcacgtcgccgtcgacaCCACCCCAGGTGAACATGGCCTCCACTTCATCAACAATATCGGCCATCACATCCTCAACAATCTGCTCATTGTATCGCTCACCCACGGCTCGGATAGGCTCTCCAGTCTCGCTGTGCTCAGGGGGACCAACCCACCACGGGCCTTCAAAGCGGCATTCCGCCGCCCCGCCGCCGTAACAGCTCACAGCGGGATAGTAGCCAATCATACCGTCATCAGCATTCTCCCGTTCGCCAATCCCAAGGTTATTCGTGCCATTGGCGAGACGACTCGCTGGAGGCAGGAACGCATAGAGTTCCTTAAACGGCGTGCCCATCTGGACGCCATTTTTGAAGATGGTGATGCTGGAGCCGGGAAGAGTCCGGAGGGAGGCATCTTCACTGTTCAGCGGGGAGGGCGGCCCGAAAGTTGGAGTCTCCTTGAGATTGAACGCATAGTCGCGCAGGTGTTTGGTTGCAAAGACATTGGACTGTTGCCAACAAAAGTCGGTTTTCCAGTGGAAGGGGATACGATCTCGAATGAGATTAAACGCACCGGGAGA of the Penicillium psychrofluorescens genome assembly, chromosome: 1 genome contains:
- a CDS encoding uncharacterized protein (ID:PFLUO_000867-T1.cds;~source:funannotate), yielding MSLRREAERCVANQHSLRLNAFVTPLPRAGQWLDRVKEADRRREQGNPRSFIDGRLISIKDNICTRDLPTTCASEILDKFSSPFNATVVEQLEAAGAVIAGKTNLDEFGMGSHSVHSRFGPVKNVRQNGDGQDVSAGGSSGGSAVAVAADQCYAALGTDTGGSVRLPAAYTGTVGFKPSYGLISRWGVVTYANSLDTVGVLGRKVSTARHVFGLVNQHDARDPTSLSPFSRSRIMSHLQTPRLASRLSSTPLRIGVPVEYNISELTPSVRRAWLLSLAHLQDQGHTIHPVSLPATKHALSAYYVLAPAEASSNLSKYDGVRYGTRADGPDSDSQPEGYLYANTRGSGFGSEVKRRILLGTFSLSADAIDNYFIQAQRVRRLVQQDFNAVFIAKHPLAAADAQDTGRRAQQADVDVLVCPTAPSAPPRLSDFTRPAAESSPLDAYVNDVFTVPASLAGLPAISVPVTVDGSSQDPDVAGIQVVGQYGDDDLVMSVGELLEGRRLE